From a region of the Panicum virgatum strain AP13 chromosome 2K, P.virgatum_v5, whole genome shotgun sequence genome:
- the LOC120681684 gene encoding protein ALP1-like yields MRTLGNPTDCYDMFRMSRPMFEKLHNVLVESYGLQSTRRMSSTESLALFLWTVGAPQSVRQQRNRFVRSLETCNRKFEKVLACLINLAKDIIRPKDPQFTNVHPRLKNRKFTPFMDNCIGAIDGTHIEVVVPNATAVQHRNRHKEKSQNVMCVCDFDMRFTFVLAGWPGSVHDMRVFNDAQSRLGHKFPHPPPEKFYLVDSGYPNRPGYLAPIKGITYHFQEYRDGTMPIGKREHFNYCHSSLRNVIERSFGVLKNKWRILFHLPSYPQRKQSKIIVACMAVHNFIRESKISDREFDLCDQDENYVPLHAQSSNANATDERDSAVMNQFRDWVADGLWSLK; encoded by the coding sequence ATGAGGACACTAGGGAACCCAACTGATTGCTATGATATGTTTAGAATGAGTAGGCCAATGTTTGAGAAGTTACATAATGTGCTAGTTGAGTCTTATGGTTTGCAATCCACTAGAAGAATGTCTTCAACAGAGTCTCTGGCACTATTTTTGTGGACAGTTGGTGCCCCTCAATCAGTTAGGCAGCAAAGAAATAGATTTGTCAGGTCTCTGGAGACATGTAATAGAAAGTTTGAGAAAGTGTTGGCATGTTTAATCAATCTAGCAAAAGATATCATTAGGCCAAAAGATCCTCAATTCACAAATGTGCACCCAAGATTGAAAAATAGAAAGTTTACGCCATTCATGGATAATTGCATAGGAGCAATAGATGGCACACATATTGAAGTTGTGGTGCCAAATGCCACTGCTGTGCAACATAGAAATAGACACAAGGAGAAGAGTCAGAATGTGATGTGCGTATGTGACTTTGATATGAGGTTCACTTTCGTCCTTGCCGGTTGGCCAGGATCGGTTCATGATATGAGGGTGTTCAATGATGCTCAGAGTAGACTTGGTCATAAGTTTCCACATCCACCACCAGAAAAGTTTTATCTTGTGGACTCGGGATACCCAAACAGACCGGGTTATCTTGCACCAATAAAGGGTATAACATATCATTTCCAAGAATACCGTGATGGTACAATGCCTATAGGAAAAAGGGAGCACTTCAATTACTGTCATTCTTCACTTAGAAATGTGATAGAGAGGTCATTTGGAGTCTTGAAAAACAAGTGGAGGATTTTGTTTCACCTACCAAGTTATCCGCAACGCAAGCAAAGCAAGATTATTGTGGCATGCATGGCAGTGCATAATTTCATCAGAGAAAGTAAGATATCAGATAGAGAATTTGACTTGTGCGACCAGGATGAAAACTATGTTCCATTACATGCACAAAGTTCTAATGCCAACGCTACAGATGAAAGAGATAGCGCCGTGATGAATCAATTCCGGGATTGGGTCGCCGATGGGCTGTGGAGTTTGAAATAA